CTATTTGTTGAAAGTCAACTCTACTTCCATCCATAAAAGTTAAACTCTAATTCCAACCCATAAAACCTAACAAGTTGTGCAATTAAATATACAGACTTGCATTCATGTCATGTACACATCTTACTATGTTGTTGTGTTCttaattttaatatacatatttatattttcttatcTTAACCATACCATAATGTAAAGTagaaatattatataattgtattacaatgtacatatgtatatcatGGGATACATAAATATTATGAAAACCTCAGGGCTGGTTCACCTTGAATATTTTGAATATGTTATTATTAGACCAGACTTCACCAGGATTACCATaaagtttaaaatgcaaaaaatgtaGTTAAGATTTTAAATATAAGTATCATGCATTAGTACATTGCGATAAATATAtagtattaaatataaaaataattttaattcaaCTTAGAATACAAATGGGTGAAATGGTTGATTTATTCAAGCAATTCAGTGCAACTGATTTGTTCAAatttaattggaattgaaaGGATTGGAAATGGAAATGATCAATTTCATTAATTTCAAAACATTGTCACCAATACCAGTTCCTATTGGAAGTGACCTAAACTCTCTTTCTGATATTAACAGAAACTTTCAACATTGAATGGAATGATAATAGTTTTACTATTAGTTCatgaaaacacatacatacaaagtcAGATTAATCTATGTTTACTGTATTTGAAGtctaatacattcaaatataatgcaccaaaaatgtataaattcagGAACATCACGCTGTCAGTTGACAGAAGTATAGACTTTATTAATGAATTGTAAATAATTATTACAACaaatattttcagtttaattcagGTTATGTATCATTGACAGCTGTTCATCACTCACAGAACATGagctaaaaaggaaaacatactTTCGTCATTAAATGTCACACAAAGCATTAGAAACgtttgtaaaaatacatattgtctGGTTTTGAAAGTGAAtagatacattttgtattattgattaCAATTTGATCGTAGTCAGTTGttgaattcaacaaaacaacaactctgTGGGCCAGATTAGCGCTCTTAAAGATATTCTCATGATTACACATTGGAATGTTAGACAGTTTAATGACTCTTTTCAATCTTGGGAAGCACAACATTGTTTCTCTTTTGCTTGTCAGGGATataatttaaacatgtatttattcctgATGCATTGGATCCAGTCCATGAGTGTAACTAGTATGGAGTTTGTTTTGGAAATCTATCTCTCAATGTTTCTTCATTTACACTCTTGCTAAATGCACCATTTCCTTCTGCTTCCTCAGAGACAATACGACACTCATTTGTGATGTCAGAATGTGCAGCTCCATTTTTCACTTCACTGAGGGATATATAAGGGCAGGAAGATCTCCAGATCAATACCTAGCTAGTCACAGTCCATCCAGAGACACTAACTGTGAGGAAACATCCATCTCAAGATGCCAGAACAGACAGAGCTGGTCCACAGATTTAGAGGAATCCCTTTCTCCACCAGAGCCTCcacagagctgctacagtcCCTGGATGACTTTGAGGCCAGAGAAGATGATGTGCTGCTAGTGTCTTATCCCAAATCCGGtaagaacattacaatttacaatgactctttaaagattattttatcttttaaatCACAACAAATAATTATGTAAACTCTTGTCATTTTAATGATGAGTCCTGACGAATGGAAAAGCACCACATGAACTACATGAGACATTAGATTTAGCCACAGTACTGGAGCACTAGACCTGTTTCTGATTGATTGCTGACGCTCTGTTCTCTTCATAGGGACACACTGGCTGGCCGAGATCCTGAGGAATCTGTACAACTGCCACACTGAGAACAACACGACCAGCCAGGTGACTCTGACATCGTCTCTGGAGTTCGGAGATCTCTCCAAATTCCAGGAGCTCAGAAACCTCCCCAGCAAGAGGCTCATCCCAACACACCTCAACTGTGACATGGTCCCCGTGCAGttcaaaacaaagaaatgcaaGGTAGGTTGGCCAGTCCTGCTGTATTCTCCCACATGTCCTAAGGCCAGCTGATGAAGCGTTTTGTGAGAAGAAGTGAaatgaagtgaagtgaaatgaaaatgtaaatatctgtgCTTTCTTTTTGTCTTCACAGATGATTTATGTGATCAGAAACCCCAAGGACACGGCAGTCTCTATGTTCCATTACTATCAACAGAATCCCCACCTGCCCAAGATTGACAAATGGTCAACCTTTCTGGAGATGTTCCTGAAGGGTGAAGGTAAATGTTTGGACACATCTTTAATATAGACAAACTTTGTTATGAAAAAGGAAACTAGACCCTGTTATACTGGTGCTCTCTAATGACACACAGTGTCTTCTGAAACACAGCACGTCCATTAACCCCCGTTCTGCTGTTCGCTTCATTCACCTGAATGCGGACAATTTGTTTCTAGAGGAAGAGGGGTGTTTTACACAGGAAAACAAGAAGCTAATGATAAGAAAGTAGTCCTGTTGAACATGTTTTTCATGACCTGTAGAACTATCAATGTGAAAGTATTGCTTATATATCCTCTATTTAATACTTACCTATATAATATTTACAATTAGTTTGTCTTTCTTTACATTGCAGTGGTTTATGGTTCCTGGATTGATCACATCCTCAGCTGGGAGAAGAAGGAAAATGATGAAAACACACTCTTCTTGTATTATGAGTCCATGAAGAAGGTGAGTTTGAAATGAGATTTCTTCTTTCACAGTTGTGGATGAAGCTGGAATAAGCAGTGAATATCATTCAACAGATGTCTTTCAGTTGAACCAGGAATGAAAGAGCACAAACTAAACTGTGAAATTTGTGTTTCCAGGATCTCCCCACATATGTCAAGGAGATCAGTTCATTTCTGAACATCAGTGTCACGGAAGATCAAATCAAGGACATCTCAAAGAAATCATCATTCAGTGAAATGAAGGAAAAAGCAGAGAAGGAGAAAGTGAATTCAAACCACACAGTGTGCGCACTGACAGCTGACAGGAAGCTCATCTTTAGGAAAGGTAAGGATCTCTAATCAATCCTCTGACACAGCACGGCTGACATAGTAAATAATCAGGATGAATGAAGTGCCTTATTGGTAATAACATTGTTATTTAGAATTCATGACTTCCCTAAGAAAAATCCAACTGAAACTAGGAAGTTTAGATTGAACTTggaattcatgtatttaatatacTTCTATCTCTCCATACTTTTATTACTGACTAAATTGTTTGATGAATAGCAGACATGTGACTTTGAAAATGTCAGGTTGTTGTCTAGATAATCCACAGTGTTTTAATGGACGTCTGATTCCTAAATGGATCCAATTTCTATCTCTGTGCAGGTGCCGTTGGTGACTGGAAGAACCATTTCACCTCCAAGCAGAACGCCCAGTTTGACGTGCTGTTTAAAGAGAAGATCAACTCTAGTGTATTAGCAAGCTGTGTTCAATATGAGTGTCAGTGAGGGAGACGGACAGATCCACTCACTTTGCTgttctttcattatttattattgtcaaGCACATTCTCATTTTCCTATCGAttgtcaaaactgacttggaaGACATTGTATTGGACAAAATGGATGTGTTATTaagtttacattatttattcaatGTAAATCTTGTAATGGCTTCCAACACTTTATATGAACTGTATATTAATCTGTTGTATATTAAACATTGAATGGGGTTTCATAAGTGACAGcatttgttaatgtatttttatataataaatcatgtgTACATATTTAAAGGCTGTGGGTTATTTTTGATTatgcattttgtatatttattgaaGTGTAGGTATATTGTTACTGTAGGTGAATATGTCAATTATTTATCTGAATTGTTAGTAATAACATACcttcattataattaatcatatCTTGTTTGAATTTCAATGTGTTGTTGCCACTGATGAACacaatgtccataatgtcaatgtgaaaaatgtgatgTTGAAataattctaaattaattacaaatatctGAAGTATAAGGCGCCAAATACAAACTGAAGAGAACTACAAGCTgatgtacacacatacacattatacACATGAATAACCAGGAACAGAACTGTAAGTGTGTGTCTACTCTGATCTTTGAGATGTTTGGAAGAACACCAAAATGGTATTTCCTAGTGAATAAACAGGAAACCTCTGTAAAATGGAATGAGGGGATTTCTGGAAAAGATCAATATTATACTGGGAAATGCTGataaattatgatttttttggaaggcatttcatttcagtttctgAACGCTAAGGTACACAGCTGCTACAATAATCCTGAACAGGCTGCAATTTGATGGTTTTAAATGAAGACAGTCATAGGGCAGATTAAAAGAAGGCCTCTGGTCTGTGTTGATCACTTATAAGAATGCATTTACTGAATTATGAACGGCCCCTGGAAATGCCACTAGAGGACCATTCTGCTTGGAGAGGGATCTCAGACGCGGATGAATAATTGTGTTGAATGTCTCAGTACTGCGCACAATCATGTGTTCATTGATCTGAAGTGTATTGTGCTAGGTGTGTCTCAGCACTGTGCTGTAATCCCTGGAGTGTCCAGACAGTCCTGGAGAGTTGATCAGCCTGTTATTGATGAGGCAATAAAAACAATCACAAGACAGGGTGAGGTGTAAACTTTTTATTATGTGGTTTCCACCAGCTCTGGGTTTGCCTTTTGTGCAAAGTATCACTGATGCAGGAAGACCTCATTCAGTGTCATCTCCCACAAGGAGCCAAAGAAATATTGGAAGGCCACCTCCAGCTCATCCTCCTGGTCAGAGTCTTGCTGGTCCTCGTCATTCTCCGCCATTATTGTAGGGAGGAAAGGCTCGCACTGCTTCCTCCAAGCCTGGCTGTAGGCAGCAGGGGGATACTGGAGACCCTGGCAGTAACGGGTAAAGAGGTTGAGCAGGGGAGCCACAATGAGACAGTTGCTACCTTTTCGATGTTGACGATCTATTTAATCTTTTAACGATAGCTGGTTACATTATACAGGAGAACCCTATGACATTGTCCTTATAATAATCCTAAGCAATGTAATGCACTCAGTGACTCACGGTGTTACTGTCATCCACATGCTTCTCCAGGGCCCTGCAGCTCACGCTGTCCGCCCAGGTGTCATGGGCCGGGCGACATTTCTTAAGCTGGATGGGCTCCTGAATACTGTCCTCAACACTGCTGCTACTGCATCCTGGAAtcacagagcattttcatttacaaatgatCGGTTTTgtacaataaacaatacaatctgATTGTGAAATGACAGGTTAAGACTTGTAATATATGTATGGACACATTCATAAAAAGAGAAACTCGCTCAACGGTGAAGGAAAGAGCATTTCTCTTACCTGGATTTCTGCCAGTGCAGCCAGAGAAGAGGTTTATGAAGGCCAGTAAGCCTGCTGCCCTGCgcttcctctccttctctcccatcaTGACCGCATCTTCGCCAAAACCCAGCTGGGTGTTCTTTGCTGGCAGCGGCTTCTCATCCAGAGCTTTCTGGGTGTTTGAATTAAACTGGGCACTGTTTTTCTGACCCATTGCTGAACTCGATGTACAGAGATCGTTCAATAAATGTTCAGTAAATTGTAAATTTAATCCGTAACTAATTAAGAAGTAAATAATTCAGTTAACAGTAAATTCTATCAGTAAATAattaggaaataaataattcagtaaATAGTAAATTCAATCAGTaaatactaattaaataaatcagtaaGTAGTAAATTCAAttagtaaataattaaaaagtaaatgatTCAATAAGTATTAAATAATTAGGAAGTAAATGATTCAATAAGTAGTAAATGATTAGGAAGTTAATGATTCAACAAGTAGTAAATTCTATGAGTAAATAATTAGGAAGTAAATGATTCAACAAGTAGTAAATTCTATGACTAAATAATACGGAAGTAAATGATTCAACAAGTAGTAAATTCTATGACTAAATAATTAGGAAGTAAATGATTCAACAAGTAGTAAATTCTATGAGTCAATAATTAGGAAGTAAATGATTCAACAAGTAGTAAATTCTATGAGTAAATAAATCGGAAGTAAATTATTCTATGAGTAGTAAATTCTATGACTAAATAATTAGGAAGTATATGATTCAACAAGTAGTAAATTCTATGACTAAATAATTAGGAAGTAAATGATTGAACAAGTAGTAAATTCTATGACTAAATAATTAGGAAGTAAATACTTATGTAAATAGTAAATAACTAGTATGTAAATAATTCAGTAAGTAGTAAATtgctgtagtagtagtagtaagtgCGTAAGTCGATAGCTGATGCCAGTGCAACTGTGGGCTTCTTACAGGCTGCACACAGTGACATCATAACACCTCGGAATTCTATTCTGACATCACAGCACATCATGtaatgtacatacacacatacatttgaGTTTCATATGAGAAGTCAATTAagtcaatattattttttttaattgaccttTTTCTGCAGGAATAGCAACTATGTATGTGTAAAACAGCAGCAATAACTTGTACTATGTGTTGATTTCAGAAATGAACATTTAAACAgcctaaaaataaaactacagtAAGACAGCAACACCGCATATACAATTTGGTGACCGCTAGCATAATGATGGATGTAACCCTGGCCTGCAGCAAAGCTTAGCCGTGCTGATATCATATGAACTGGTTTCATTCTTCACTGTTAGATCTTATTTTCTTCACCTTCTTTACTTTGCTTCTAGACTTCGGCTCCCTTATTCTTCCAGTTCTTCTCTCATTTTAAGACAAATCTGTTTCAGACTTAGTTTTTCATTATAACATTTTGATCTCGTTCAAGTTCACATACACATTATAGCAGAAGTTATTGCAGGTGTACTGAAATGTGTGTGTCCCTTTGCTCCGCCAACATTGCAGTACACCAATCTAGGACATATAACAagtcaaatacaattaaaacaaaaacaaaagtgcaaGAAAGGGCAAGAAAAGGAGGGGTGGGGAGAACTTGGCAGGCAGGCTAACGGTTCAGCAGTCTGATGACCTGGGGATAAAAGCTATTCTTCCATCTCTCTGTCCTGGCCATCAGGCATCTGAACCGTGTCTGCCTGCTGGATGGGGGTAGTGTAAACAACTGCTGGCTCGGGTGACTGGGGTCCGTGATGATTCTAGCAGCCTTCCTGAGACTACGTGTCTGGTTCATGTCCAGGAGGGCTGGCAGTGCGACCCCTATGGTGCGCTGTGCCGACCTCACCACTCTACTCAAGGCCCGGCGGTCAGGGGCATTACAGTTTCCATACGAGGTGATGATGCCCCCACAAGTATGCTTTCAATGGAGCTTCTATAAAAATGAGTTCAGGACCTCTGGGACAAGAATTCATACTCAGCTGTACATTTTCATAAATTGTATTGCTCTTCTTCAGTACCGTTGAAGTAACATGTTCATTATTTCTCTAGACACATATTGTAATTCATGGTGGGCAGCCTGGATTCAAGAGAAAACGTATCAAACTTTGTTAACGGACAATTTTCTCTAAATGGCAACAaaagcaattaatcaattatacCATTAATAACCCAATTACCAAATTAACCAtgaaaatagaaacaataaggaagtaaaaagaacatacttcgtaaataaaacaatcatgaGTAATAAACACAGTGCACAACACAATAATTTCATGAAAAGAgtgataataagtaaataaataataagtgatcAATTAACGCTAATGGCCAATCTCGCCCCGCCCGTGACAAATACTCTTCTGGAAATTACTGGAACTCTTCTACTGCCCTACCCCTGCCTTTTTAACTTGCTTCCAAAACCTCTACTTTGCCATTTCTAGCCTTCAATTTCCTGATCATCCTGTCCTCTCCTGCATACCTCTGGATTTACCCTGCAATTGATCTTCCCTCCTGACGTGAGTCCTCTCCCTGTGTTTCCCAGTTCCCTTCAACCACTATTGAGGAGGCTGTAGCAGATTGCTTATTTGATCAAGTCACTTTAAGCCCAGTTGCCTAAAGCAAGCACTCTTCCTTCTGCCGTGCACCTTTTCCACCACAATTAGTGAGTGAGTCTCCACTCCCTCTCATATTTGTGCGCTTAGTGGTTGTTGAGCATATTGGTCTGGCTAATGTGATTATGGTTGTGGTACGGATAGATTCATGTCTTGGTTCTCGTAAGTAGTTGTTGGTCGCTCACTGgagttttcttcattttataCGGCTGCCGGCAATAATGCTGTCCTTTGGATTCATCACATTCACTTTTTGGTTAATCTATTATTTTAACTCTAAGGAAATAAATTAGAGGTGGCATTAAAATACTCATACTCATATCATATCAGCTGCCAAATCTGAACTCTTCAGCTCGTTTTGACTCTACCACATATGCTCTGTGTCATGAGCTTGGGATCACTTGTCGAACACGATGCATTCATCGTAgtaataaacaatattttttggTGTATAACTCTTTTGGTGTATTGCAGCACGGAGCAAACCTCTGCTTCCCGCAATCTCTTGTGGAAACAGACATTTCCAAAAATGTCACTAGTACTGGTGTTAATTTAATATAGTCTCCAGATTACTTTAATACTCTGTGTGGTCTTGGGTTTCTTCACCTGAATATCTGAAGCTTGCTTCCAAAAATGTACTTAACTAATATATAGTCACAACAGGCCAACTCGGACATTCTTGTTATTGCAGAGTCATGGTTAAAGAAATCTCTTTCCAATTTTGATGTGTCTCTGGATGGTTTTAATGTGAACAGAGCTGATTGAAGAGACAGATGTGCAGGTGTAGCGATCTGTGTTAAAAGTTGCTTTAGTGTGTCCTTGCTAGTTTCCTCCTCAGTTCTCAAAACAATATGAAAGTCTGGTCTTAAGAATCCAACCAGGCTTCTGACAATACAGTAGTATTTGGAGTTTATTGTCCACCCTCGGCTGTGCCTTGAACTGTAAATAATTTTTTGGATGTAATAGCCACTATTTAATTCAATTCAGAGGTTCTCATTGTGAGtgatgtaaacttaaattgGCTATCGCAAACCAGCTGAAGGAATTATGTGTTGATTTGAATTCAGAACACTTCATATCCAGGGAAAATATTTTGGAGTCTTTTCAGTCTGGTTTTAGACCTGGTCATAGAACTACACCATCACTTCAATACTGGTAATTTCTGCAGGTAGTTAATATTGGCCAATATTTCATGTCAAGTTGAtgacattatttcagattttcatGAAGACAAGGTCTAGAAATTATAGTCTTGAAGTGAGTGTGAGAAAACCGAGAACTGTGTTTCTATTGAGAAAGGGAAATTGTTCCGTGGCGTGTCATTTCCTGACTTTATTCCTTACACATTAAATCCAGTCAATGAGTGTAACTAGTATGGAGTTTGTTTTGGAAATCTCTCTCACAATGTCTCTTCATTTACACTCTTGCTAAATGCACCATTTCCTTCTGCTTCCTCAGAGACAATACGACACTCATTTGTGACGTCAGAATGCGCAGCTccattttccacttcactgaGGGATATATAAGGGCAGGAAGATCTCCAGATCAATACCTAGCTAGTCACAGTCCATCCAGAGACACTAACTGTGAGGAAACATCCATCTCAAGATGCCAGAACAGACAGAGCTGGTCCACAGATTCAGAGGAATCCCTTTCTCCACCAGAGCCTCcacagagctgctacagtcCCTGGATGACTTTGAGGCCAGAGAAGATGATGTGCTGCTAGTGTCTTATCCCAAATCAGGtaagaacattacaatttacaatgaCTCTTTAAAGATAAATTCATCTTTTAAATCACAACAAATAATTATGTAAACTCTTGTCATTTTAATGATGAGTCCTGACGAATGGAAAAGCACCACATGAACTACATGAGACATTAGATTTAGCCACAGTACTGGAGCACTAGACCTGTTTCTGATTGATTGCTGACGCTCTGTTCTCTTCATAGGGACACACTGGCTGGCCGAGATCCTGAGGAATCTGTACAACTGCCACACTGAGAACAACACGACCAGCCAGGTGACTCTGACATCGTCTCTGGAGTTCGGAGATCTCTCCAAATTCCAGGAGCTCAGAAACCTCCCCAGCAAGAGGCTCATCCCAACACACCTCAACTGTGACATGGTCCCCGTGCAGttcaaaacaaagaaatgcaaGGTAGGTTGGCCAGTCCTGCTGTATTCTCCCACATGTCCTAAGGGCAGCTGATGAAGCGTTTTGTGAGAAGAAGTGAaatgaagtgaagtgaaatgaaaatgtaaatatctgtgCTTTCTTTTTGTCTTCACAGATGATTTATGTGATCAGAAACCCCAAGGACACGGCAGTCTCTATGTTCCATTACTATCAACAGAATCCCCACCTGCCCAAGATTGACAAATGGTCAACCTTTCTGGAGATGTTCCTGAAGGGCGAAGGTAAATGTTTGGACACATCTTTAATATAGACAaactttgttttgaaaaaggAAACTAGACCCTGTTATACTGGTGCTCTCTAATGACACACAGTGTCTTCTGAAACACAGCACGTCCATAAACCCCCGTTCTGCTGTTCTCTTCATTCACCTGAATGCGGACAATTTGTTTCTAGAGGAAGAGGGGTGTTTTACACAGGAAAACAAGAAGCTAATGATAAGAAAGTAGTCCAGTTGAACATGTTTTTCATGACCTGTAGAGCAATCAATGTGAAAGTATTGCTTATATATCCTCTATTTAATACTTACCTATATAATATTTACAATTAGTTTGTCTTTCTTTACAT
This Amia ocellicauda isolate fAmiCal2 chromosome 15, fAmiCal2.hap1, whole genome shotgun sequence DNA region includes the following protein-coding sequences:
- the LOC136771955 gene encoding sulfotransferase 6B1-like yields the protein MPEQTELVHRFRGIPFSTRASTELLQSLDDFEAREDDVLLVSYPKSGTHWLAEILRNLYNCHTENNTTSQVTLTSSLEFGDLSKFQELRNLPSKRLIPTHLNCDMVPVQFKTKKCKMIYVIRNPKDTAVSMFHYYQQNPHLPKIDKWSTFLEMFLKGEVVYGSWIDHILSWEKKENDENTLFLYYESMKKDLPTYVKEISSFLNISVTEDQIKDISKKSSFSEMKEKAEKEKVNSNHTVCALTADRKLIFRKGAVGDWKNHFTSKQNAQFDVLFKEKINSSVLASCVQYECQ
- the LOC136771921 gene encoding sulfotransferase 6B1-like — encoded protein: MPEQTELVHRFRGIPFSTRASTELLQSLDDFEAREDDVLLVSYPKSGTHWLAEILRNLYNCHTENNTTSQVTLTSSLEFGDLSKFQELRNLPSKRLIPTHLNCDMVPVQFKTKKCKMIYVIRNPKDTAVSMFHYYQQNPHLPKIDKWSTFLEMFLKGEVVYGSWIDHVLSWEKKENDENTLFLYYESMKKDLPTYVKEISSFLNISVTEDQIKDISKKSSFSEMKEKAEKEKVNSNHTVCALTADRKLIFRKGAVGDWKNHFTSKQNAQFDVLFKEKINSSVLASRVQYECQ